A region from the Aegilops tauschii subsp. strangulata cultivar AL8/78 chromosome 5, Aet v6.0, whole genome shotgun sequence genome encodes:
- the LOC109734388 gene encoding zinc finger protein ZAT5-like, whose protein sequence is MGAGMKRAREEAQFVSLALSLSTDSSATSTTTSDSSTGAPAMVPRKRARRGRAVATSGEGEFVCKTCGRAFETFQALGGHRTSHLRGRHGLELGVGVARVIKERKRQEDKQRHDCHICGLGFETGQALGGHMRRHREEMALSGSVDRWVALSDQEAGQQAAVDRPPVLLQLFV, encoded by the coding sequence ATGGGAGCGGGCATGAAGCGCGCGAGGGAGGAGGCGCAATTTGTGTCCCTCGCGCTGTCGCTCAGCACAGATTCCTCGGCAACGTCCACCACGACGTCGGACAGCTCGACCGGTGCGCCGGCGATGGTCCCCAGGAAGAGGGCGCGGCGGGGGAGAGCTGTGGCCACGTCCGGGGAGGGAGAGTTCGTGTGCAAGACTTGCGGCCGGGCGTTCGAGACATTCCAGGCGCTGGGCGGGCACCGGACCAGTCACCTGCGCGGCCGCCATGGGCTAgagctcggcgtcggcgtcgccAGGGTCATCAAGGAGCGGAAAAGGCAAGAGGATAAGCAGCGGCACGACTGTCACATCTGCGGGCTTGGCTTCGAGACGGGCCAGGCGCTGGGCGGCCACATGCGGCGGCACCGCGAGGAGATGGCACTCAGCGGCTCCGTCGACCGGTGGGTCGCTCTGTCGGATCAGGAGGCGGGGCAGCAGGCCGCCGTCGACAGGCCGCCCGTCTTGCTGCAGCTGTTCGTCTAG
- the LOC109734390 gene encoding uncharacterized protein, whose amino-acid sequence MTKHQRAPADQLVSLSLSLSLGAVADRNSKRTRRAAAAGGEFMCKTCDRSFPTFQALGGHRTSHLHGRHGLALALAGTGPEPRKATDQKQGHQCHVCGQGFEMGQALGGHMRRHREQEAAATAVAQAPPVLLELFV is encoded by the coding sequence ATGACGAAGCACCAGAGAGCACCGGCGGACCAGCTCGtgtccctctccctctcgctctcCCTCGGCGCCGTCGCCGACCGCAACAGCAAGAGgacgcgccgcgccgccgccgccggtgggGAGTTCATGTGCAAGACGTGCGACCGCTCCTTCCCGACGTTCCAGGCGCTCGGCGGGCACCGGACCAGCCATCTCCACGGCCGCCACGGGCTCGCGCTCGCTCTCGCCGGGACCGGGCCGGAGCCCAGGAAGGCCACGGACCAGAAGCAGGGGCACCAGTGCCACGTCTGCGGGCAAGGGTTCGAGATGGGCCAGGCGCTCGGCGGCCACATGCGCCGGCACCGGGAGCAggaggccgccgccaccgcgGTGGCGCAGGCGCCGCCCGTTCTTCTCGAGCTGTTCGTCTAG